From the genome of Capsicum annuum cultivar UCD-10X-F1 chromosome 4, UCD10Xv1.1, whole genome shotgun sequence:
TAAGTGATGACTTTCCAAAAACTTACAATTAATAAAATTCTACGTCCAGTTTTATCCACCAGCCATGTAGCAACTGCAGTTGCAACGACCTACACATTGAAAAGGACTTCTCTTCAGTTGTTAACTATGAGAGAAAAGTAATGCGTGCGAGAGCTACGCAGAAATAGAAACTTTTTTCCTTCCTTCCTGAATAATATGCACTGTTGGAaattaaatacaagaaaccaaaataataaaagCTGAACCTGGATAGCACCAACACCAAAAGTTGCAGCATTGCTTGAAGAAATACCTGTGAAGTGGAGATGACTAAATTAGTGAGACTTATACCACATGAAGAGAGTCGTAGATCATTAGAgatttaaataattattcaattattttgttTCGGGATGCTCATGAGGCAGAAGTATTATAGTGCAATTCAGTTTTGCCAGAAGTGGATCATAACAAATAGGTAGATGCTACACAACACTGAGCATGACACTTCTTTTTGAGGAGACAAATCCTAGAGCTACTTCCATCATTTAACAGATGACAAATACAATTGCTTGTTTAATGCTATTTACATACCAGCAGATAGGAAAATGTTGCCAGAGTAGAATATCACACCGTTGATTCCTCCACACTGCTGCAGGATAAGTAGAACAATTCCTACCTAAAGAATGAAAGATTAAAGATTGATAAAAACAGGAGCATAAACTAACATGAAGACTCCAATAACAGCATGAAACGTCAAAATACCATGAGAGGCAACCAATATCTTCTGTGTTTGAGATCCGCGAAACGCATTGCTGTTCTTCGGTTTGTTGATGATGCTACTGACCTctacacacaaaaataaaataagagctGCACTGTTAAATACAAATTTAACAAGTTTTATATACAATTGCATGTGTAGCAACAAGGATGCTTTATTCTTTCAAACAACGTACCTTAATTTCATTTACTTCATTGGTAATGTCAGCTTCAAATCCACGAAGAACTTGCAAAGAAGTTTCAAAATCTTCTGTTAAACCCATTTTGGCCTATGTTTCAGATATAAATTCAAATGAGACAAACAGAAATCAAAGCCTCAAAGGAATTatgcaacaaaataaaaataaattatattaatggAGCTCACCAACCACCGAGGAGATTCAGGGATGAAAAATAGTCCAGGTATCAAGGCAAGGCAAGGCAATGCTCCTATAAGCAAAAACAATATATAGTTAAAGTGTAATTGAACAATACCCTGAGGCTATGCAGCTCTGCCACGGTCGATATTTTTCTTTCTGATGAAGTAAGTAGATTCATTCAAGGGCATCAAGAAGATGCAAACGTTACAAGGATAGGTCAGTTAAGCTCCAAAAATAAGGATTTGTAGCTTCTTTCTAAGCTATAGAGCTAACAAAATCCAAGAAGAGTTCTAAATTATTTACAGGGATCAATTTGGACCAGCTAAAGAGGCTAACTAGACATCTGCCTCACAAAAGATTACTAGAAGTTGAAATTCCATCAAAACATCTTTTGTTCCTCTCTATCcataaagaccaaaatataacACCCGGGATCATCATCCAGATAATCTTGATGGCTTTATCAACTTCCCGTGCCATGGTCGATATACCAGTTCATTCAAAGTTCAATCCGGAAATTCTTAGGTACTCATTTTTGTTTTAGAGTTGAAACATAACCCTCTCCTCCAAAAGcacaaaaaaaagttttttctattaaaaaatctTTGGAGTGACATATAGAATGCCTCCAGATCTTTTGGCCTATGAAATATTTCCTTTTACTAACACCAACTGGCTAGCAGGTCCTTACATATTGGTGATGCAGGAAACTCCTTCATCTAAGCAAGacacgggggggggggggggggggttcaatATCTGTTGATTCAATTACATAATGCCAAAAATGTGTTTCCATACTAACATACAAAGACACTTATTTTGGAAGCataagggtgtggcctagtggttagTGAAGAAAAAAGGGCTTCCTCTATCTTTAGTTTCGTTTGGAATTGGGggagaaccatgaggtctcaggttcaatctCAGCAAAGACAAAAGAGCACGATGCCATTCCGGCCCATCTCCAACCTTGGTTGGCAGAGTTACCCGTTACCTttgctggtgggaggtagcaAGTACTTGGTGGAATATTTGAGGTGCGCCCAAGTCACCCCCGCCACCATTAAGGAAAAAAGAATTGTCATTTTAAAACAGATAGCACCCAACTAACAGAAACCCAGTATGGCAGAAGCAGAATTATCAGGGAGCTGGAAAGTGCTTAAACTTGCCAACGTAAACCTACATGAATGAAGATAAATGAATAGCTATTACTTCAACTTAGTTAATTTTGTTTTTCATAACTGTATGTTGTAGCTTAACAAGAGTTTTCAAGAGGAATGGATCATTACCAAGAACAGCAAGCACCCTCCAATTAACAAAAAGTCCCAGTAAATAGGCTAACATGATCCCAATTGTAACAGAGAGCTACATCAAGAAAGAAATGATAGCATGTGATTGATTTAGCAGGCATAAGGAACTTTGGTATGACGAAAGGTACGTCTATAACTCAGCGAACCTGGTTAACAGACCCTAGACCTCCTCTCAAATTTTGGGGTGCTATCTCGGCAATATATACAGGCACCTACAAACACCGAAAAGTAGGAAGCCAAAGCATTAATTTTGAGAATGTTGGTTCATCCAATAACTATAGCCAGAAAAGATTTTAAGAAATTGAATATTACCACATAAGAGATTATTCCCACACCAAAACCTTCCAACAATCTTCCCATGTATAGAAAGGAAAGATCCTGAAACATATTGGCAAGGGCACAAAAAGGGAGATACAAGGAACATACATGTCAATGTAGGTTATCGAGGCACTATATCATACACGTCAAGTCGAATATCTTACTTTGGCAAAGGAGATGGCAAGCCACCCAATGATATTAGGTATCGCAGCTATCATTAAAGTCTGCAGTAGGACAAAAAGGATTTGAGTAACCACTTGAGCCATACACAGAAAAATGGCAAATGAAAACCAAGAATCTTATTTAATGCAATAACTTTACCCCTTTTCGTCCAATGTACTCTGAAATTTGACCACTAGATATTGCACCGACCATAGCACCCACATTTGATAAAGAACCGAACAAAGAGAACTGAAAATTATCTTTAGTCAACAATAACTCTGAAACAAACTGAATTAAGATACAAAAAAGAATGACTCTTGCAGACCTCAGAAACAGTGAGCTTCAGATCTTTGGTAATTTCAATTTGCGTAGGCGATGTGTAGCCACACTTCATATGCAACAAAAACAAACACATGATCAAATAGAGATACATATGCAAATACCCATTGCAGCAACATAAATCAGGTAGACCATCCAGACAATAAAGTGCAGGCACAAAATGGAAATGTCACCCTGGAGATTTAGGTTAGAAAGAATTACATACAAGATCAATATTTCTGATTGTATGATGAACTCCCTTGAAAACATTTGCACACGTGTAAATGAGCAAACTGTAATCCCAATAAAGATggctacaatttttttttaaccaaTTTTGATCCCTTTACCACAAAGAAAAAAGCTTAAAGCCTATTTTTAGTCAAACTTCTCCTCTTCCACCAAATCTGAAGTTTCTCATAGGATATTAGGAAGGTAAACAGACATGTGTAAAGAAATGGATCGTGGGCCTaactcatgaggggaggattgcccaagatcATATAGGGAGACCTAGAACCCATCCCACAAACGATGTGGAACTCCAACCTCCCACCCCCTCTTCCCGCACCCGCACGCCCCCAACATCTGGAGCGTGGAAAATTGATAACCAGGGGACCCAACATCGAAAATAATGAATTGGGATGGGCCCATCACTGATGCCACTGGTACCAGGTAAAGAAATGAATCTTGGGcgtaactcaaccccaaaagctagctttTCGGGGGAGAATTCTTTACCACAACAAGAAAAGGCAAAAGAattcatttttattcaaaaaaccCTATCTTTTCTCATTAATCTTGAAGTTTCTAACATGGTATTATTCAGGTAAACAGACATGCATAGAGAAACAAAGCAAGAATCCTCGACCACAATAAAAAAGAGGTTAAAGATTTCATCTTTATTCAAAAAACTATCTTTTTCCTATCAATCGTGAAGCTTCTAACAGGATACTGGGCAGGTAAATAAGTAAAGAGCTCATTTTTATCCAAAAAAGACTTTATCTTTTCCACCAATCTTGAAGCATCTAACATGATATTAAGCAGCTAAACAAAAACATACAGAAAGCCagaaccaaaccaaagaaacttaaAAGCAAGAAAATAAAGAGTAAATTAGAAATGTGCATACAGTGAAACCAAACTGGATAGGACCCAAAGCAACAATGAGAACACAAGCAAGAACAGAAATAGAACTATCACGAATAACTTGAGAAGACCCCATCATACTAGATTGTCTTGAACCCATTCTATACCAACTTCCAGTATGCAAAAATGGCTTCCTTAGATCCCCTCCTTCATTATTCTCTTCCCTAaaactcattttttcttctttctttccttttttaagtCAACCCCTTTTGTTGAATTAATAGATCAAGAAAAAGGAAGTTTGTTGAATATGCTGGAATTAGCAAGAATCTTGATTGTTACTCCTCTATGTCTTTTAGATAAAAGGAAATAAAGGAGGGAATTAAAGTGATCTACTTGAACAAGACTTTTGAGAAAGGAAAAAGGAATGAGGTAGAGATTTTTTTTTGGCAACTGAAAAGGTGGAAACAAGATGATGATGGTGACAGTAGCTACTAAATTTTAAGACAGCAcactgttttttttttgtttttttttaaagtgtaGAGTACATGCAGATCGCAGAgagattatttttgatatatttcagCTTAGaatcataataatatagtaaatataaaatataaatatatataaatttgtgcaggtaaaataaactaacaacaCTAGTTACAAGATAATATTAGAGCCACACGATACtagtaaaaattatatattcaaaatcatagacaACACTCCatccacgaacaagaaactacatAAACAAATAGGGAACGCCCCTAACTATTACCAACGCACTCCCActccctaaccctctaccctagtCCGCATCTCCACACTTTTTTATCAAGATTGCCACTATaattacaatttatttttttaaagtcaagATTGATAGCGTTCGATCATAAGAATTTATTATATTTCGtcttattttatattatcatattaaagttgatttttttaaggttaaattcataattttataatcacattataataattttataattattgataGGTGCtttttatgataattattatttgattgtttgatattcttttattcaattaaatttaaactcacactaaaaatttaatatttgaaaaacatATCCAACCCAGAAGAATGATGGATTGGAGAAATTTTAGCTCGATTAGTAATATTTGAACtatctcaactttcacttatggATAAAAATTGACTTGTATTATAGTCTTCTTTATTTCTCCTTTTCCTAaactccttttaaaaaaaaaaaaaataggtaacTAAGTTATGTAACAAACCTTTTCCATTAGAAAAAGTTAGTAGTTGAATTTCAATAGAAAGTTTTCAGGAAATTCTCTCATCTAATCACTTCTTAGTTTATCAAGGATCGAATTTCACCTCCACCAATCATGATATCTTAAAAGATTGTCAAGAAATTTCTTATATTTGGTCTCTTCTCAATTTTAGTTTATCACATTAAATTTGTTTAATGTGATTTACATGTTTTATGTAATTTCAAAGTTATTGAAGAGTAGCAACTTTATCTAATGCACATCTAAAAGATAGCAAGTATAatgtttattaaaattttaaaaaaaaaaaaaaaaaatgtaaaataccATCCGATAAAGAATTCgatattcaaaatttgaattcaacaatttcaatgactataacaaatatttatcaccccattataatttttatttatactgTAATGAATAATTGAATTTAGCACAACAATTTCAATAACTATAACAAATATTTAGATTCCATTATacagtaatttttatttatactgTAATGAATAATTGAATTTAGCACGACAAGGGAATCAGTTAGTAAAATATTAGGCCTATTTTTCTTAGCTATCATTTTGTCTGGTCCACTTCATGTGTTTAACGTGGAATCACGAAAGGGTCCGCGTAGGACCggacataaaatatcaaaaatcaaattatcaaattaaattaaaaaatttgataattgatattcgatatttggtatgatatttagaagtaaaattttaatgtttcgatatttgaaattgagtttagtaaaagatattaataccgtttgaTATTCGGTATTTATCGaatattgaattatatatatacatttatatatatacacacacattatACAATATGTATAACCAACtcaatagacaatagtattagtcaATCCCAAAGAATTTCTTGGATCTtagtaatatattcgtaaaaagcaaTAAAAGAATTActaaatagggtttctattaaatatactctttgaagttacGTACATTTAATTTGGTATTACCAAAAATCGTACCGAAtcgaagtttaatttaccgattatcgAACCGATATTTATAAGTATAGTGTGTGATATCTACTTTCAATTACCGAATACGAAATTTAAAAATACCAAACGCCAACCCCTAGGTCCATTCGGGTGTCTGTCTATTGTACCATACTATTTTTTTACAGGAAAATTGTATTTTCACTtgacataaaattaaaacatatgtatatttttttattttataaatttaaattataattgtatcaaaatattttttaatcttgtgatctCAAATATaccacataagaaattaaaattaaaatgaaataagaagaaaaataggtcattcttttttaaacggatggagtaatatattttaggaagtgtTCGGATGTATAATTAAGTTGATATTTAGTGATATTTGAAATTAAGTTAAAAGGTATTTACATATTAAAAGTGTACTTagaatataaaatattatgagtggaaatttttaaaaacttcaactgttttttaaatttgaaattgaaataattaaCCAAATTGATAAACACTTTTTTGAAATAatcttcaaatattattttttaaataaacaacTCCTTATCATATATACATGGGTAATATAAAGTTTTAATATGTgagttttaatgaaaataattatttaatattaatattgatgagaaaaataagtatgtatataacatataaaattaATCGAGGTTTGCACAAATAAAATCGAACACACGTGGATAAATGCTAATAATCTCATTTATTTGCCTTGTCCAAAAATGTTTTTCCATATGTGtgtgttgtgattttatttttcatatatattttttggccTTTTTGAGGAGTGGCCTTTGCTAGTTGAGAGATAATGAAACCTTATAATATAGTGtgatttattttttgagaatgattaattgaaatGCAAGTTGCATTCATACTCAGTAGGGTAATTAATGATCGGTAATTAATCAACACATTTAAGATTATTATCCAAAACAGTGACTCTTTTTAATGATTAGCTGAGCTAGCTAGCTGATGTGATATATAATATGATATACAATAAACTGATACATTATAcacaaaaatatattgaattataGTATGTGCTATGGCCTTTGGTGGGCAAATACGtcattttttaaagaatttttattcaaatattatttttgacacttttaaatgtaaataacaaaaaaaaaagtggaaaaagaTTAGCATATATTTTGCTGacataataatacaataaaatagTACATGGATCGCCTAGTGGCCTttcaagaagaagagaaaattattattattacttaatataaattacaagaattattcattcattttcacAAAGCTTATCCATAAATTGTAGGGCACTATATATGATATGCCATTATCAAGAAATTAGCAAAATCAAGATTAACGATCTCAATAATTCTGCGTCAtcactttaaaattttatataaattaaaatctaCTACATAAATCTTTATTGACCGTGTTTCTTCgttagaagaaaaattaaaactaattaaAAGGCGAATACGACTTGATCAAGAAGATTAATAATACATCATATTCactttaaatacaataatataGTCACATTCCGTCGAATCAAAATCTTGAACAATCTATAATACAgctagtatttttatttttatttttcaattttatgattAGTTCTTGGTCAACAATTGCTTTTTCATGTTCCTTTGCCAccctaaaatactgaataattaactccttttaaaaaaaaatggcacGTGAGGTAATGCACAGCTTCTtccatatttaatttaattaattccatGAATTATTAGTTGGTAGTAATAACTATGTGGAAACCATGAAATTGATTTAAagtctctattttttattttttttttaattaatacaaTAGAACGTGGATACCAGCAACTACAACTACATAAAGGATTGTGTTTggattttctctttttctatgtACTCGTCTAGTCAGCTTAATTAtctttttgtatataatttaatcaaaaatttaatcaCTTATGTCGTATTAATTATTACTTTGTTTTTCAAGTCATTATATTAGATgttatgaataatgaataataactTCTTGTTGTACATAACATGACAATGTAAAAGATTCATAGTATATAGTAGTTATTTCATGGGTCTTATAGTTTAATGACTTTCTTGAATGATTATTTGAGGAATTAATTTCTCactaataaattttttaagtcGATTCTGATACCATTTCATTCACATATTGCAAATAATCTTAAATTAAGCATGTATTAGGATGATTTTCTGAGTTGGAAGTTTTTATACAGAGGGTAGTTTTACATTAGCAACTTTAATTTCAATTCTAATACAGTCAAATTGTGTATGAGGCTATAAAATATGCTAATTAACTTTTATTGTAAGGCCTATTTTATTAGATATCCTAATCCTTGTTTATAATTActtatttgacatgtttgttttATGTCAACTAGGTTAAAGTTGAAGTTGAGGGTAGCATTGACCTTTTATATTGTTTATCTGTATTATAACTTGCGTGTCTTTCAGTGTTCACCCAAAACTCTGTGTTTCAAGCATACATCACAGTATCTCTTTGTGTTTTCACAACTAGGTTTGGTGATACATCTCTATCTCGAACTTTCTAAAGCGATTTTCTTCTTCAAAGATTGTCAGTCTTTTATTCGAGCTTTCtcttgtaatatatatatatatatatatatatatatatatatatatatatatgtagttatatattattgattgataatGGATTAAGAATATaacttaaatattataaaatttaattttgttagTCCTTATATAATTTGATCCCCTATCCCCTTAATTATTCGATTCATGATAAATCACTcgatttaatttaatttgtcaGCTAAACCTATTGGTTAAGTTTATGCTGTATTTTCTCTATCGTACtttatgtgttatatatatatatatatatatgatattacaCCCACTAGGAAGATACAATATACTGTATAACAAATAAATGCTTCTTTTAAGAAGTGATTACATGTACTAATCACTTGTGATCTCTTTAACAACAACGATTAAGTGAGTATTAGTACTAATTGATCTCTTTAATAAACAAGGATAAGAATGAAGATTGGAGAAAAAATTAatgacatctttattttttgaagtaACAAATTTTTGGTAACATTTTTTCTGGAGTATGCTTAAAATGGGACGTAAGATAACATATAATTTTaagatatttgtaattttttgctTTACGCGATTTAAAATATACTGATTTTAAgattatattttttcatcatattttaatgaaaaaaaaaagaattaaaaatacatctaaattattttgattttttgagtttcatatttaaattatttagagCGTTAGTTTCCTATTTGAATTGTCATACAATGGTTAGCAAAACACACATAGCACTGACTTAGATCAAATATTTGTTTACAAAAGCTTTCAGGCACGTTTAGCCATTAAAATCTCACACTCCCAACAGTTAAGGAGTGAAGTATCATAAATACACCTAAACTATCCGTTATTTGAgttttatatcaaaattattgAGAGCGTATGAAACACACCTAAAATATCACTCATTAGCTTAAAAACACACCTCAAAATGAATaaatatcaattaaaattattttaaaaataaaaaataatttgttagcaaaaagaataaaaatatgtcaCATGAACTGATTTTTAATGGATAGACACACCTAAAGAGTTTGTAAGCAAATATTTAGTCTAATCAACTTTTAGGTGTGTTTCTCAAACTAATAAGTGCTAGTTTAGGTGTGTTTCTACACTTCCATTAGTTTATATGTGAaactcaaaaaagaaaatagtttagatgactcataattaaggtacgaaaataaaaaaaattaagataggCTAGGCGTATTTTCAGCCCTTACCTCAACAAATTAGTACTCATACAACAACATAATGAGAATGAATTATAGTTATAGAGTTGATGATTCAACACACGCTTAAATAATCGAAATTGTTTCGGTTTCAtacataaattatgaattatCACCAACTGGTTAACAAAATATGTCTAAATTATTAAtgactcattttttttatttgaaagttcAGATATGAAACTTAGATAATTAATAGTTTAAATGTATATTCAAGCAGGAGACTGACgaatatgaaactcaaaaaattaaaatactggAGGAAGGTGATAAGACATGATATAGAGCAGTTATAACTTACGGAGGATAAAATCCTTGATAAGAAAATGTAAAGGATGCAGATTAAGATAAAGGGTTAGTGGTTAGGAGTTCGTTTGTAACAATACCAAAGAGTGTGTTGTTTGTAtctgtagtttcttgttcgtgaTGTTTTTGTGGGGTCTGTGATTTttaatagatagtttatagtctTATCTTGTGGTAGTCTTGTTTTCTGTATTGGCTAGCAGTATCTTATCCTTTTTGTTGCGTGCTTTGTGTTTGgcgtttgttatactgttatctatGCTGAAGTCTCTCTACTtcatatgaggtagtggtatgatttgTGTACACgttatccttttcaaattttattatgtGGGAATATATTAAGTATATTGTTGTTCCATATTTTTCATCTTCCactcatattatatttaaaattctcACGACCAAACGACAAACACTATAATTTTTACtgaaataatatttccaaaaaaaaaagccaaatattttcatcatcaaacACCCTCACActtctataattttttatatttatcaagtACTGCTAACATCAATTTGTGAAAATGCTCtattttcaatttgaattataGGTGAAAAGGTTGAGACACATCCGAATCTATTACCCtagattaattatatttttgataacctTAGTACTTACGTGGCACATACATATGTCTATGCGAACTCTTTAGTGTGTTGTGCTACGTATGTATCACGTCAATActaaaattgttaaaaatatgattttagtaaGTCCAGAAATAATAGAAACTCAAAAAGTTGGACGTATCTCCTTTTCGCGTATAGTTAAAGGTGAAAATAGAGCATTTTCTAATTAATTTTGTTCAATCTTAGCTGGTACAACTAGCTGAAGCTGAATGCTGACACACTACCGTTGTAGCTGAGAGTGTTGAACAGTAACAAATTCCCATTTCCCTCTTCCCTTAACAAATCTCCATTAACATCCTTCCTTCAATCTCATGTAGCTAAA
Proteins encoded in this window:
- the LOC107866994 gene encoding sugar transporter ERD6-like 6, with the translated sequence MSFREENNEGGDLRKPFLHTGSWYRMGSRQSSMMGSSQVIRDSSISVLACVLIVALGPIQFGFTCGYTSPTQIEITKDLKLTVSEFSLFGSLSNVGAMVGAISSGQISEYIGRKGTLMIAAIPNIIGWLAISFAKDLSFLYMGRLLEGFGVGIISYVVPVYIAEIAPQNLRGGLGSVNQLSVTIGIMLAYLLGLFVNWRVLAVLGALPCLALIPGLFFIPESPRWLAKMGLTEDFETSLQVLRGFEADITNEVNEIKRSVASSTNRRTAMRFADLKHRRYWLPLMVGIVLLILQQCGGINGVIFYSGNIFLSAGISSSNAATFGVGAIQVVATAVATWLVDKTGRRILLIVSSAGMAVSLLIVAASFYLKGYVSEDSGLYGILGIVSVVGVVFMIISFSLGMGPIPWLIMSEILPIKIKGLAGSTATLANWLFSWVITVTAPLLMAWSSGGTFTIYMVMCAFTVAFVAIFVPETKGRTLEEIQSSFR